A single Opisthocomus hoazin isolate bOpiHoa1 chromosome 1, bOpiHoa1.hap1, whole genome shotgun sequence DNA region contains:
- the SMPX gene encoding small muscular protein: MSKQPASHVKAIQANINIPMGAFRPGAGHPHKRKELTPEEVEESAPALTEEEKDKKHLPGAKKLPGPAVNLSEIQNIKSELKFVPKAEQ, translated from the exons ATGTCAAAGCAGCCAGCGTCACATGTCAAAGCCATTCAG GCTAATATTAACATCCCAATGGGAGCATTTCGACCTGGTGCAGGCCACCCTCATAAAAGAAAAGAGCTTACACCTGAAGAAGTGGAAGAG AGTGCTCCTGCTttgacagaggaggagaaagacaagaaacatcTCCCAGGAGCTAAGAAACTTCCAGGTCCTGCTGTCAACTTGTCAGAGATTCAGAACATAAAGAGTGAGCTGAAATTTGTCCCCAAAGCTGAACAGTAG